The Aquila chrysaetos chrysaetos chromosome 16, bAquChr1.4, whole genome shotgun sequence genome has a segment encoding these proteins:
- the LOC115351642 gene encoding uncharacterized protein LOC115351642 produces MVGFQKEGFLKSSTSQGRDQLPVQVADVTGEQDGEVPGSSGQAGRHRGSSPSTPAEEQESSVPASDEDSPARTTESWQWPLSSSETHSNVGEDFEGFQTPARTPECTMDIQSPGDQSLSRTPQFESDSPEEEEGNDEMNEERCGVEPVPRDRGWRGQPQLTEGEKLLMETNSRIVQLLENIKREHAQSMGLMSQSMGRMELQLGIVATSTRAIHNYLSEILAFLKQPRTQVLETRISQRATPHVELTCASTWTGEDAVASSTVCLPGAEGTSDSREPPQATLPCRSGRLQRAITERASLPMPTRQAKGGGEEKITAP; encoded by the coding sequence ATGTCACTGGGGAACAAGATGGGGAGGTTCCTGGATCCTCGGGGCAAGCCGGCCGTCACCGAGGGAGCTCGCCGTCCACGCCGGCCGAAGAACAGGAATCCTCGGTGCCTGCCTCTGACGAAGACTCGCCGGCCAGGACCACAGAGAGCTGGCAGTGGCCGTTGTCCTCGTCTGAAACGCACAGCAACGTTGGGGAGGATTTTGAGGGATTTCAAACGCCAGCGCGGACTCCGGAGTGTACTATGGACATACAGTCTCCCGGGGATCAGTCACTCAGTAGGACTCCTCAGTTTGAAAGTGACtctcctgaggaggaggagggaaatgaTGAAATGAATGAAGAGCGCTGCGGTGTTGAGCCTGTCCCTAGGGATCGGGGTTGGAGAGGGCAGCCCCAGCTAACAGAGGGAGAGAAGCTGTTGATGGAAACCAACAGTAGGATTGTGCAGCTGCTGGAAAATATCAAGAGGGAGCATGCACAGTCCATGGGTCTCATGTCACAGTCCATGGGCCGTAtggagctgcagctgggcatTGTGGCTACCTCCACAAGAGCCATCCATAACTACCTGTCAGAGATTTTAGCTTTCCTCAAGCAGCCAAGGACGCAGGTCCTTGAAACGCGCATCTCCCAAAGAGCCACCCCCCATGTCGAGTTAACTTGTGCCTCGACATGGACCGGTGAGGACGCAGTGGCATCCTCCACTGTGTGCTTACCCGGGGCCGAAGGGACGAGCGACTCTCGAGAACCACCGCAGGCCACGCTGCCTTGTCGCAGTGGCCGGCTGCAGAGAGCCATAACCGAGAGGGCCTCGTTGCCCATGCCTACACGCCAGgcaaaaggggggggggaagaaaaaataaccgCACCATAg